CCTGCCGCACGTGCCGTCCCTGATAATTTATGCTATCTTGTGGATCGTGCTACCGGAACGGGTCGCCGGCTACTACACGGCTTATCAGTCCGAACCTTCAACTAATGTGTACACAACTATGAATACAAATGAACGCAATGGTAACGTCGTGGGGGGAGCCATTCTGGTGGGAATCGGTTTTCTCTTTCTGCTCGACCGCTGGTTTGACATCAATTTTGGCGATATGTGGCCGCTGATCCTGATCGGTATTGGTGCGTGGCTGATCGCCAAAGACCGCAACCGGAACAACGACAACGATGTGCCCCCTCCGCCAAACCGCTACACCAGCGGCAATGACCCCTATAACCCGGGGCCCGGCACCACGGATCCTTATTCGACGAATCCACCGCAAAACCCCCTCTAACCACATGAACCGAACAGGCTTATTCTGGGGAATCGCGCTGATTACGCTGGGCGTGGTATTTCTGGCTCACAATTACAATTGGTTTGAGATAGACTGGAGCTTCTTCTCCAACTTCTGGCCGGTGCTGATCATCCTGGCGGGTTTAAACCTGATCTTTGCGCGCCGGAATTCGGGAGCCGCCGTTGTAACGACGGTCCTGTTGGCGGTATCCGTGCCGCTGGCGATAGTCGGAGCCTTCCACGGGGATCGCTGGGATAACGATCGCAACGGTTTTCATTACAATTACGACGAAGAGAGCGACGAGGAAACGGATGAGCGGCAGGAACGCGCGCAAGAAGACAACGATGGTGAGGAGAACGACCGGCCTAAAGTACAAACCAGCCACATTGCCGAACCGATGGACCCCACGATTACGCAGGCCACCCTGAAGTTTGAAAGCGGAGCCGGACGGTTTTACATCGGTTCTTTGTCGGATAGCCTTGTGGAAGCCGATACCCGCATGAGCGTCAGCAAGTACAGTGTTTCGGTGAGCCGAAATTCTGAAAGCAACTCGGCGGATGTGCACGTAAAGCTGGACGACGACAACATCGACCTGAAATCCGGCGAACTGATTAATCAGGTGGATTTACGGCTGAACCAAAAACCGTCGTGGTCGTTTGATTTTGGCATCGGTGCCGGGCAGGCCAACTTTGATTTGAGCGCCTACACTGTCCGGTCGGTGAAGCTGGAAGCCGGTGCCGCCGATCTGGACCTCAAACTGGGCGATCGGGCACCACTTTCTGACGTGAAAATCGAGTCAGGAGTAGCCTCCGTTACGATCAGAATTCCGAAGACGACGGGTTGTCAGGTGGAAACCAAAGGCGCTCTGAATATTAAAAAGCTGGACGGTTTCGTTGAAATCGGCGGGGGCATTTACCAAACGCCCGGATACGCAGCCAGCCCCAAAAAGATCAACGTTGACTACGAAGGCGGGGTGTCACGCTTTGCCATCGAACGGTATTGAAACCCTATTACAGAACAAAAAAGGCCGCCCGGAATTCCGGGCGGCCTTTTTAATATCCTGAAACTGGAGTGGGTGGGCATCGGTAAACCGCTTGCCGCTCACCCGGTATTTTAACCGTTAAAGTACTATGTATAGCAAGGTACCTTATATTAATGTACATTTAGAATAACAAAAGTAGAGTTCAGCTTAACAGGCGGTTCTTAACAAACGCACAAACAACAAATACCATGAAAACGCTAGTTACTACCACCTTCATTGTGCTGATTTTAGGAATGGTTTCCGTTTGCTTTGCCGATGGTAACGAAGACGTTGTTGAGGGAAAATCATCGTTTCACTCTGCGGTGTATCCGGTAGCCAGCACCATGAAACTAAGTGTAAAGGTCAATAAGGCCCAAAACTGCCAGGTTGATATTCGGCTGCTGAACCAAATGTGGGAGACACTGACGGTGTTGAAACTGGGCAAAGACAACGAATCTTCAACCATTCGGTTTGACCTGAATACCCTGGAAGACGGCCAATACCGGGTTGAAGTGTCGGACGGGATCAGAACCGAAGTCAAAACGGTAACCCTGCAAACCCGCCCCCCCGT
This Larkinella insperata DNA region includes the following protein-coding sequences:
- a CDS encoding PspC domain-containing protein, whose product is MTKRLERYRDEAMLGGVAAGLAHYFNIDRTLIRVLFVAGFFLPHVPSLIIYAILWIVLPERVAGYYTAYQSEPSTNVYTTMNTNERNGNVVGGAILVGIGFLFLLDRWFDINFGDMWPLILIGIGAWLIAKDRNRNNDNDVPPPPNRYTSGNDPYNPGPGTTDPYSTNPPQNPL
- a CDS encoding LiaI-LiaF-like domain-containing protein; translation: MNRTGLFWGIALITLGVVFLAHNYNWFEIDWSFFSNFWPVLIILAGLNLIFARRNSGAAVVTTVLLAVSVPLAIVGAFHGDRWDNDRNGFHYNYDEESDEETDERQERAQEDNDGEENDRPKVQTSHIAEPMDPTITQATLKFESGAGRFYIGSLSDSLVEADTRMSVSKYSVSVSRNSESNSADVHVKLDDDNIDLKSGELINQVDLRLNQKPSWSFDFGIGAGQANFDLSAYTVRSVKLEAGAADLDLKLGDRAPLSDVKIESGVASVTIRIPKTTGCQVETKGALNIKKLDGFVEIGGGIYQTPGYAASPKKINVDYEGGVSRFAIERY